From the Leptospira biflexa serovar Patoc strain 'Patoc 1 (Paris)' genome, one window contains:
- the rplP gene encoding 50S ribosomal protein L16, with product MLAPKRVKFRKRQRGRLKGKDERGSYVAFGEFGLKAISSGRITARQIEAARITINRQVKRGGKLWIRIFPHLPITKKPAETRMGKGKGNPEFWIAEIRPGRVLFEMAGVDEETARKALHLAAFKLPVETSFVKRNVL from the coding sequence ATGTTAGCACCTAAACGAGTAAAATTTAGAAAACGCCAAAGAGGGCGCTTAAAAGGTAAGGACGAAAGAGGTTCTTACGTTGCGTTCGGAGAGTTTGGTTTAAAAGCCATTTCTTCCGGTCGCATCACTGCGCGCCAAATTGAGGCTGCAAGGATCACCATCAACCGCCAAGTCAAACGAGGTGGGAAATTATGGATCAGGATCTTCCCTCATCTACCAATCACGAAAAAACCTGCCGAAACTCGTATGGGTAAAGGTAAAGGTAACCCTGAGTTCTGGATTGCTGAAATCCGTCCAGGTCGTGTTCTTTTTGAAATGGCTGGTGTTGATGAAGAAACAGCAAGAAAAGCACTTCATTTAGCAGCGTTCAAACTGCCAGTTGAAACTTCATTTGTAAAGAGGAACGTTCTATGA
- the rpsC gene encoding 30S ribosomal protein S3, whose translation MGQKVNPIGLRIGITRNWDSVWFSKQDYIKNLHEDIKIRRFLQKKFKNASVVKIIIERFPEKINVNLHTSKPGMVIGQKGQNIEAVKQELKKFADKPIGMNIIEVKKPEIIAQAIAETVALQIEQRMPFRRVMKAELRRAMRGGVEGVKIQISGRLNGADMARTEKYMEGRVPLHTLRAKIDFGFKEALTTFGQIGVKVWTYTGDYFPTKEESDEDKYAVKRRTS comes from the coding sequence ATGGGTCAGAAAGTAAATCCAATCGGACTACGAATCGGAATCACACGTAACTGGGATTCGGTTTGGTTTTCCAAACAAGATTACATTAAAAATCTTCACGAAGATATCAAGATCCGTAGATTCCTTCAGAAGAAATTCAAAAATGCATCCGTTGTCAAAATCATCATCGAAAGATTCCCTGAGAAGATCAACGTAAACCTCCATACTTCTAAACCAGGTATGGTGATTGGTCAAAAAGGCCAAAACATCGAAGCGGTGAAACAAGAACTTAAAAAATTCGCTGATAAACCGATTGGAATGAACATCATCGAGGTGAAAAAACCTGAGATCATTGCACAAGCAATTGCGGAAACAGTGGCCCTTCAAATCGAACAAAGGATGCCATTCCGACGTGTGATGAAAGCAGAACTTCGTCGTGCCATGCGCGGTGGAGTGGAAGGTGTGAAAATTCAAATCTCCGGACGACTCAACGGAGCTGATATGGCAAGAACGGAAAAATATATGGAAGGACGAGTTCCTCTTCATACTCTCCGTGCCAAAATTGATTTTGGATTCAAAGAAGCTCTCACGACTTTCGGTCAGATTGGTGTGAAAGTATGGACTTATACAGGGGACTACTTCCCAACAAAAGAAGAGTCCGATGAAGATAAATACGCTGTAAAACGTAGAACGAGTTAA
- the rplV gene encoding 50S ribosomal protein L22 translates to MEAKAVGKHLRISARKARLVADEVRGYDYKEAIDILRFTNKAASSMIINLLNSAVANAIQMNESLDPNSLFVKKIYVDDGPIMKRFRPRARGRASRIRKRLSHITVVVSEIEKKVS, encoded by the coding sequence ATGGAAGCAAAAGCAGTTGGAAAACACCTAAGAATTTCTGCCAGAAAAGCTCGCCTGGTTGCTGATGAAGTTCGTGGATACGATTATAAGGAAGCCATTGATATCTTGCGTTTTACAAATAAAGCCGCAAGTTCAATGATCATTAACCTTCTCAATTCAGCAGTGGCAAATGCCATCCAGATGAACGAAAGTTTGGATCCAAATTCACTCTTTGTTAAAAAAATCTATGTGGATGACGGCCCTATCATGAAACGTTTCCGACCAAGAGCACGAGGTCGTGCTTCCAGGATCCGTAAACGTTTGAGCCACATCACTGTTGTTGTATCTGAAATCGAAAAGAAGGTTAGCTAA
- the rpsS gene encoding 30S ribosomal protein S19, with translation MARSLKKGPFIDDHLMKKITKLNSEGKKTPFKSWSRRSTIYPDMIGHTVMIHNGKAFVPVYVNENMIGHKLGEFAPTRTFKGHGGDKKVAKK, from the coding sequence ATGGCTAGAAGCTTAAAAAAAGGTCCGTTCATCGACGACCACCTCATGAAAAAAATTACCAAGTTAAATTCTGAAGGGAAAAAAACTCCCTTCAAGTCTTGGTCCAGAAGAAGTACAATTTATCCAGATATGATTGGTCACACTGTGATGATTCATAATGGCAAAGCGTTTGTTCCTGTTTATGTGAATGAAAACATGATCGGTCACAAACTTGGTGAATTTGCTCCCACTAGAACCTTCAAGGGTCATGGTGGAGACAAAAAAGTAGCGAAGAAATAG
- the rplB gene encoding 50S ribosomal protein L2, which translates to MGIRKLKPTTQSSRYYSVLDFKEITEVVPYKPLTANISYKAGRDNKGRIAVRRKGGRNKRKFRIIDFKRNKFGIPATVKTIEYDPNRSAFIALVCYADGEYRYILAPNGLKVGDKIESGPAAEIKLGNTLPLDKIPAGTNVHNIELHIGKGGQIARTAGSFAVISAKDGDYVSLKLPSSEIRKVRKECLATIGELSNKDHNLVIIGKAGRNRWLGKRPKVRGVVMNPVDHPLGGGEGRTSGGRHPVTPWGKPTKGFKTRKTRPSDRFIVQRRKKNRNR; encoded by the coding sequence ATGGGAATTAGAAAACTTAAACCCACAACGCAGTCTAGCCGGTATTATTCGGTTTTAGATTTCAAAGAAATCACAGAAGTGGTTCCTTACAAGCCGCTCACTGCCAACATTTCCTATAAAGCTGGTCGTGACAATAAGGGACGAATTGCTGTTAGACGCAAAGGTGGACGTAACAAAAGAAAGTTCCGGATCATCGACTTCAAACGTAATAAATTTGGAATCCCTGCAACAGTAAAAACAATCGAGTACGATCCGAATCGTTCTGCATTCATTGCACTTGTTTGTTATGCGGATGGAGAATACCGATACATTTTAGCTCCTAACGGTTTAAAAGTTGGGGACAAAATTGAATCAGGTCCAGCAGCAGAGATCAAACTAGGGAATACACTTCCTTTAGATAAAATCCCTGCAGGAACAAACGTTCACAACATCGAACTCCATATCGGTAAGGGTGGCCAAATCGCAAGAACGGCTGGTTCCTTTGCTGTCATCTCTGCAAAAGATGGAGACTATGTTTCACTCAAACTTCCTTCTTCGGAAATCCGAAAGGTTCGTAAAGAGTGTTTGGCAACCATTGGGGAACTTTCCAATAAGGACCACAATTTAGTCATCATTGGAAAAGCAGGTCGTAACCGTTGGTTAGGAAAGAGACCGAAAGTAAGAGGGGTCGTTATGAACCCTGTGGACCACCCACTCGGTGGTGGTGAAGGTAGAACTTCCGGTGGACGTCACCCAGTGACTCCATGGGGTAAACCTACGAAAGGTTTTAAAACGCGTAAGACGAGACCGTCTGATCGTTTTATTGTCCAAAGACGTAAGAAAAACAGGAATAGGTAG
- a CDS encoding 50S ribosomal protein L23, producing the protein MNLENVILSPVVTEKSQDLQTIGERMGKRTVKYTFKVHPDANKTLIKQALKQMYNVVPTNVNVAVYRGKMKRFRNMPSQRPHYKKAVVTFADGANLDFAKV; encoded by the coding sequence GTGAACCTAGAGAATGTAATCTTATCACCAGTTGTTACAGAAAAGTCGCAAGACCTTCAAACAATTGGAGAACGTATGGGAAAAAGAACTGTCAAGTATACGTTCAAAGTCCACCCGGATGCGAACAAAACTTTGATCAAACAGGCTCTGAAACAAATGTATAACGTCGTTCCGACAAATGTAAACGTCGCTGTTTACCGCGGAAAAATGAAACGTTTTAGAAACATGCCGTCACAAAGACCTCACTACAAAAAAGCTGTAGTGACGTTTGCAGACGGAGCAAATTTGGATTTTGCTAAGGTTTAA
- the rplD gene encoding 50S ribosomal protein L4, with translation MKARKYNKEGVFVSEVELPAELFATGISLGAIYDAVKAENANNRQGTHSTKDRSEVRGGGIKPWAQKGTGRARQGSIRAPHFVGGGIIHGPKPRDYSSNLSRSVKKKAVLSILNKKAEENRIAIIEDVEPSSYSTKSIYNILKNMDIAEKGNVGFVVAGENQFLKKSTRNIENLKYVNSKRVVCRDILYNNNLVISESALKELQAQYSKKG, from the coding sequence ATGAAAGCGCGTAAATACAATAAAGAAGGCGTATTCGTAAGCGAAGTTGAACTTCCGGCAGAATTATTTGCTACCGGCATTTCGCTTGGAGCCATCTATGATGCGGTGAAAGCTGAAAATGCGAACAATAGACAAGGGACACATTCTACAAAGGATCGTTCCGAAGTTCGCGGTGGGGGAATCAAACCTTGGGCTCAAAAAGGAACTGGTCGTGCAAGACAAGGATCCATCAGAGCTCCACATTTCGTTGGTGGTGGTATCATTCATGGACCAAAACCAAGAGATTATTCCTCTAACTTGTCACGCAGCGTAAAGAAAAAGGCTGTTCTCTCCATCCTTAACAAAAAGGCAGAAGAAAACAGAATCGCGATCATAGAAGACGTAGAACCTTCTTCTTACTCCACAAAGTCCATCTACAACATTTTGAAGAACATGGACATTGCAGAGAAGGGTAACGTGGGTTTTGTGGTAGCTGGTGAAAACCAATTCCTCAAAAAATCCACTCGCAATATAGAGAACCTCAAATATGTGAACAGCAAACGTGTCGTTTGCCGAGACATCCTCTATAATAACAATTTAGTAATCTCTGAAAGCGCTTTAAAAGAGCTTCAGGCTCAGTATTCTAAGAAAGGATAA
- the rplC gene encoding 50S ribosomal protein L3, producing MAKGLIGEKLGMAHIFNNDGKMVTVTVLRVGPCFVSQVKTEANDGYEAVQLAFGDAKEKHLTKAELGHIKKANIATPKKTLVEFKGFEGVAVGSEVKLADIFALDDTVKVTGTSKGKGTQGVVKRHGFAGGPAGHGSRFQRHPGSIGSNTTPGRVFKGLKMGGRMGSEQTTVRNLKVVKIDADANLVFVSGPVPGRERGIVTIEKIG from the coding sequence ATGGCTAAAGGTTTAATCGGCGAAAAATTGGGCATGGCCCACATATTCAATAACGACGGTAAGATGGTTACTGTAACTGTTTTACGCGTGGGTCCTTGTTTTGTGTCCCAGGTAAAAACGGAAGCTAACGACGGCTATGAAGCAGTCCAGTTAGCATTCGGAGATGCCAAAGAAAAACACTTAACAAAGGCTGAGCTCGGACATATTAAAAAAGCGAATATCGCGACTCCTAAAAAAACTTTGGTTGAATTCAAAGGATTTGAGGGTGTGGCAGTGGGTTCAGAAGTGAAACTCGCAGATATCTTTGCTTTGGATGATACAGTGAAAGTGACCGGAACTTCAAAAGGGAAGGGAACACAAGGTGTTGTAAAACGCCATGGATTTGCTGGTGGTCCCGCAGGACACGGTTCTCGTTTTCAAAGACACCCTGGTTCGATTGGATCGAACACAACTCCTGGACGCGTGTTCAAGGGTTTGAAAATGGGCGGAAGAATGGGTTCTGAGCAGACTACTGTTCGTAACCTCAAAGTAGTAAAAATTGATGCAGACGCCAACTTGGTATTTGTATCCGGTCCAGTTCCAGGAAGGGAACGTGGTATCGTTACGATAGAAAAAATCGGATAG
- the rpsJ gene encoding 30S ribosomal protein S10: MAGQRIRVKLKAFDHRLIDQSTFEIVATAKRTGATVSGPIPLPTKKEIYTVLRSPHVNKKAREQFEMRTHKRLIDILNTNEDTVEALMKLQLPAGVSVDIKS, from the coding sequence ATGGCTGGACAAAGAATTCGCGTTAAATTAAAAGCTTTCGATCATCGGTTGATTGACCAATCAACCTTTGAAATCGTTGCGACTGCGAAGAGGACCGGGGCAACTGTCTCCGGTCCAATCCCACTCCCAACGAAAAAAGAAATCTACACGGTATTACGTTCTCCGCACGTGAATAAAAAAGCTAGAGAACAATTTGAAATGAGAACTCATAAGAGACTCATCGATATTTTAAATACGAATGAAGATACGGTCGAAGCCCTGATGAAGCTTCAACTCCCTGCTGGAGTTTCCGTAGATATTAAATCCTAA
- the tuf gene encoding elongation factor Tu, translating into MAKEKFDRSKPHLNIGTIGHVDHGKTTLTAAITTTLAKLVGGKNKAIAYDQIDNAPEEKARGITIATSHQEYETPNRHYAHVDCPGHADYVKNMITGAAQMDAAILVVSATDGAMPQTKEHILLARQVGVPYIVVYLNKADMLAADERDDMVEMVKEEIKDLLNKYNFPGDKTPFISGSALKALEGEDSDLGMKSILKLMEAVDTYVPNPTRIVDKPFLMPVEDVFSITGRGTVATGRVEQGVLKINDEIEIVGIRDTTKSVVTGIEMFRKLLDQAEAGDNIGALLRGTKKEDIERGQVLAKPGTITPHRKFKAEVYVLTKDEGGRHTPFFNNYRPQFYFRTTDITGVCNLPGGMEMVMPGDNVTMSIELIHPIAMDQGLKFAIREGGRTIGSGVVAEIVE; encoded by the coding sequence ATGGCTAAAGAAAAATTTGACCGTTCAAAACCACACTTAAACATCGGAACAATTGGTCACGTTGACCACGGTAAAACAACCCTAACGGCAGCAATCACAACAACGCTTGCGAAGTTAGTAGGTGGAAAAAACAAAGCGATTGCTTATGACCAAATCGACAACGCGCCAGAAGAAAAGGCTCGTGGGATTACTATTGCAACGTCTCACCAGGAATATGAAACTCCTAACCGTCACTATGCACACGTAGATTGTCCAGGTCACGCTGACTATGTAAAAAACATGATTACTGGTGCTGCTCAGATGGACGCTGCGATTCTCGTAGTATCTGCCACTGACGGTGCTATGCCACAAACGAAAGAACACATCCTACTTGCTCGCCAAGTTGGTGTTCCTTACATCGTGGTTTACCTCAACAAAGCTGATATGTTAGCTGCTGATGAAAGAGACGATATGGTTGAAATGGTAAAAGAGGAAATCAAAGACCTCCTTAACAAATACAACTTTCCAGGTGATAAAACACCTTTCATCTCTGGTTCTGCATTAAAAGCTCTTGAGGGTGAAGATTCTGACCTAGGTATGAAATCCATTTTAAAACTAATGGAAGCAGTTGATACTTACGTTCCAAACCCTACTCGTATTGTTGATAAACCTTTCCTAATGCCAGTTGAGGACGTGTTCTCAATTACTGGTCGTGGAACTGTTGCAACAGGTCGTGTAGAGCAAGGTGTTCTTAAGATCAACGACGAGATCGAGATTGTTGGTATTCGTGATACTACAAAATCAGTTGTTACTGGTATTGAAATGTTCCGTAAACTACTCGATCAAGCAGAAGCTGGAGACAATATTGGTGCTCTTCTTCGCGGAACGAAAAAAGAAGACATCGAAAGAGGTCAAGTTCTTGCGAAACCGGGTACAATCACTCCACACAGAAAGTTTAAGGCAGAAGTTTACGTTCTTACAAAAGACGAAGGTGGACGTCATACTCCATTCTTTAACAACTACCGCCCTCAATTCTACTTCAGAACTACTGACATCACTGGTGTTTGTAACCTTCCTGGTGGAATGGAGATGGTAATGCCAGGTGATAACGTTACGATGTCAATCGAACTAATTCACCCAATTGCTATGGACCAAGGTTTGAAGTTCGCTATCCGTGAGGGTGGAAGAACAATTGGTTCTGGTGTTGTTGCGGAGATCGTCGAGTAA